Proteins encoded in a region of the Neodiprion lecontei isolate iyNeoLeco1 chromosome 5, iyNeoLeco1.1, whole genome shotgun sequence genome:
- the LOC107221198 gene encoding lymphokine-activated killer T-cell-originated protein kinase: MAHLKTPKMQKFRNKTETQSELSTPLKIPASPFLHKIGYGTGVHVFTLERSPKVGFTRSPWAIKKVSGLGKRNPHYSKRIQIEADILRNLNHPNVVGYRGFVTDVDGMPCLAMEQLHLSLGDMIEDMVNDGIAEPFPAANILSISFEVAKGLEYLHHEAHILHGDVKSFNILISKDRANVKLCDFGVSVPLTDSLEMDVSKAQYDYIGTECWSAPEILQDARIVTNKADMWAFGIVVWEMISLSLPHVESEEDSLDGNHLENPETEPMDVPGSDSFGFCETASRKYGTRPALPAINLGPEYQRVFKLFHACTDSDYKSRPSAKGVVKFFNNYVRIKAEDSYFW; the protein is encoded by the exons ATGGCTCACCTTAAAACGCCGAAAATGCAGAAGTTCCGAAATAAGACTGAGACTCAAAGTGAGCTCAGCACGCCTCTAAAGATACCGGCGTCGCCGTTCCTGCACAAAATAGGTTATGGCACTG GTGTCCATGTGTTCACTCTGGAAAGATCACCCAAAGTCGGTTTTACCAGATCACCATGGGCTATAAAAAAGGTCAGCGGCTTAGGCAAGAGGAATCCACACTACAGCAAACGAATCCAAATCGAAGCTGACATACTGCGAAACCTAAATCACCCAAATGTCGTCGGCTACCGAGGTTTTGTCACGGATGTTGACGGCATGCCGTGCCTTGCAATGGAACAGCTACACTTGTCACTAG GCGACATGATCGAGGACATGGTGAATGATGGTATCGCTGAGCCGTTTCCAGCTGCAAATATACTTAGCATCAGTTTTGAGGTCGCGAAGGGCTTGGAGTACCTTCATCATGAAGCTCACATCCTGCACGGCGATGTTAAAAGTTTTAACATCTTGATATCCAAAGATCGAGCCAATGTCAAACTTTGTGACTTCGGAGTCTCCGTCCCTCTGACAGATTCCTTAGAAATGGACGTATCGAAGGCTCAATATGACTACATTGGTACTGAGTGCTGGTCAGCACCAGAAATACTGCAAG aTGCACGTATAGTTACCAACAAAGCAGACATGTGGGCTTTTGGTATAGTCGTGTGGGAGATGATATCTTTATCTCTGCCTCATGTCGAGTCTGAAGAAGATTCATTGGATGGTAACCACTTGGAAAATCCAGAGACAGAGCCAATGGACGTTCCTGGGTCTGATAGTTTCGGATTTTGCGAAACTGCTTCACGAAAATATG GTACAAGGCCTGCACTACCAGCGATTAACCTGGGACCAGAGTACCAAAGAGTTTTCAAGCTATTTCATGCTTGCACTGATTCGGACTACAAGTCTCGCCCTAGTGCCAAAGGAGTGGTGAAGTTTTTTAATAACTACGTTCGTATCAAAGCAGAGGACAGTTACTTCTGGTAG
- the LOC107221181 gene encoding probable G-protein coupled receptor B0563.6 has product MLFDRHTQSAQGCLTTRPPLCCEANCSSGSFGVNFTWYTEKNDDPTDDENGIRERLIHANWIAYKVVAPTLLAVGIFGNILTLVALSSSSLRGVTYVYLTALAVADTGVVVLWIPIAARLGYGVSGYYVAALYHAHVELVAVNTFMASSVLIMACLTVDRYLSVFLPGRLRGGYIRRNSNVAIALSFLVGFLVSIPLGATRLVCEQQDGPDVTFTIRENSLVTESDLWIGYIWTNEALIRFLPASVLVFLNGLIVKKFIQLTAKRRKFHAVSDKYRASHLAETSSLTRNRGYREEQHLVILVTAIVLLFFITTTPSAFLLAWYVKRPESDMFFQKFRTIANLAELSNFALNFYVYLGCSTEFRGVVRRVLQGRCRDEIREPLQETPVGEIEDFSRHGTTFRMSPEHTRLNSPGSPSKTMQNPPGEDCGKDAQ; this is encoded by the exons atgcTATTCGATAGACATACGCAAAGTGCCCAAGGTTGCTTAACTACGAG GCCTCCACTTTGCTGCGAGGCGAACTGCAGCAGCGGTTCGTTTGGTGTAAACTTCACCtggtacactgagaaaaatgaCGATCCAACTGACGACGAGAATGGGATACGAGAACGGCTGATACACGCCAATTGGATAGCGTACAAAGTCGTTGCTCCGACTCTGCTCGCCGTTGGAATATTTGGAAACATACTCACCCTGGTCGCACTGTCAAGCTCGTCTCTGAGAGGTGTCACATACGTCTATCTAACGGCACTGGCAGTTGCCGATACTGGCGTCGTCGTTTTGTGGATACCGATCG CTGCGAGGCTGGGTTACGGGGTTAGCGGATACTACGTGGCAGCCCTTTACCACGCTCACGTCGAGCTCGTTGCCGTCAACACCTTCATGGCATCCAGCGTGTTGATAATGGCCTGTTTAACCGTCGATCGTTACCTCTCCGTGTTTTTACCCGGACGTTTGCGGGGCGGTTACATTCGGCGCAATTCAAACGTCGCCATAGCGCTTTCTTTCCTCGTTGGATTCTTG GTGAGCATTCCCCTCGGAGCGACGAGGTTGGTCTGCGAACAACAGGACGGTCCGGACGTGACCTTCACGATACGTGAAAACTCTTTGGTAACCGAGAGCGATTTGTGGATCGGGTACATTTGGACGAACGAAGCACTGATCAGGTTTTTGCCAGCCTCCGTCCTCGTCTTCCTTAACGGACTGATAGTGAAAAAGTTCATCCAGCTGACGGCTAAGCGGCGAAAGTTTCACGCCGTTTCCGACAAGTACAGAGCTTCTCACCTCGCCGAGACTTCATCCCTTACTCGAAACCGGGGATACAG agaAGAGCAGCACCTGGTGATACTCGTCACCGCCATAGTGTTgctattttttatcacaacaACACCGTCGGCCTTTCTTCTCGCCTGGTATGTCAAGAGACCAGAGTCCGatatgttttttcaaaaatttcgcacCATCGCCAACCTCGCGGAACTGAGCAACTTTGCTCTCAACTTTTACGTGTACTTGGGATGCAGCACTGAATTTCGTGGTGTGGTCAGACGGGTATTACAG GGACGCTGTCGCGACGAGATTCGCGAACCACTGCAGGAAACGCCGGTTGGCGAAATCGAGGACTTCAGTCGCCACGGTACGACGTTTCGCATGTCTCCGGAACACACGCGACTCAATTCTCCCGGTTCGCCTTCAAAAACAATGCAGAATCCTC
- the LOC124294666 gene encoding serine-rich adhesin for platelets-like: MSRQQSSESQTKESSNIEGSSSSSSKTVVTNARDTTDKAVNSETFSVSSESVPKILISTTFRRRTLVPKVSTTYGENKETSQQSSQSVAEESSKVEKITSNSQSVATNREGAIDADVNSEDSDVTLGQVSTFRRPSLLRRPSVGLIGDTAYVQREETASQQSSDSSKTESLKVEETKSKSQSIAFNREGVIDANVISEDSDASSDVTLGQVSISRRPSLPRRPSVGLIGDTSYVQREETASQQSSNSSKIESLKVEETKSKSQSIAFNREGVIDANVNSEDSDASSDVTLGQVSIFRRPSLPRRPSVGLRGDTAYVDRKEISSQESSVLSRTESSKVAESTSSISQTGTASRQDLSEKDLKSRDLDTNLKPLVEAQRPVLSGIPSLGMRGDIVYGELKKTSSQQKSESLNDVSSKEEKIESSNVKSVSTNTENLTNDRSNLELKGGTIIKQSDTKTVSKTKLNSKSESSSSMERENFAKKSSDTSTTSTESNLINVITGKPVIMITDNPISWETAGQAYYPVLINAGFLKDRPVSTGLVGLDPLSGVTHSDLRDSEVAAELLPLSCGNVIFGERNTGGKMLLCDLPRPGDKPYQFLRGDTSTISSEKLNGPDLPGVILPGTGLNAKDDEIPYNPMFLDAEKSINQKPARRRIILKRPNAAHREFNVNEDIREVGSKQAAMESVSTSSSTVKKASSLEESTFSPSFGKEITKSKFDVSSAEDFNAEGAKGALNSKFYSLSQESIRPHPVTRDSSTAGEKEPTAIVEVVDSAPSTETKINLKRLRVSSSDDKLPRNDLEVLNIKTSEDNAANVEEERFVRPAETTRRRRLKFNRLPGRVQRAVISPDDISMSGRINVVGPIPAGYIDPALIREDEIGIELPRQHVTSSFQLLNIERQQEARDRGCTAFKPSPVDPINWPK, translated from the coding sequence ATGTCGCGTCAGCAGAGCAGCGAATCCCAGACGAAAGAGTCTTCGAATATCGAAGGAAGCTCATCTTCGAGTTCTAAAACCGTGGTAACAAACGCCAGAGACACAACAGACAAAGCCGTAAACTCGGAAACATTCAGCGTAAGCTCAGAATCAGTTCCTAAAATTCTGATATCTACAACGTTCAGAAGACGGACACTTGTACCCAAAGTCTCTACTACATATGGAGAGAACAAAGAAACATCTCAGCAAAGTAGTCAATCGGTGGCTGAAGAGTCTTCGAAGGTAGAAAAAATTACGTCCAACTCTCAAAGTGTAGCAACGAACCGTGAAGGAGCGATTGATGCCGATGTAAACTCGGAAGACTCTGACGTAACATTGGGACAAGTTTCAACATTCCGACGACCATCATTGCTCAGAAGGCCGTCTGTTGGTTTGATAGGTGACACAGCTTACGTGCAACGGGAAGAGACGGCTTCTCAACAATCTAGTGATTCTTCCAAAACAGAGTCTTTGAAGGTGGAAGAAACGAAGTCCAAATCTCAAAGTATAGCATTTAACCGTGAAGGAGTGATTGATGCGAATGTAATCTCGGAAGACTCTGATGCGAGCTCTGATGTAACATTGGGACAAGTTTCAATATCCCGACGACCATCATTGCCCAGAAGGCCGTCTGTCGGTTTAATAGGTGACACATCTTACGTGCAACGGGAAGAGACGGCTTCTCAACAATCTAGTAATTCTTCCAAAATAGAGTCTTTGAAGGTGGAAGAAACGAAGTCCAAATCTCAAAGTATAGCATTTAACCGTGAAGGAGTGATTGATGCGAACGTAAACTCGGAAGACTCTGATGCGAGCTCTGATGTAACATTGGGACAAGTTTCAATATTCCGACGACCATCATTGCCAAGAAGGCCGTCTGTTGGTCTAAGAGGTGACACAGCTTACGTGGACCGGAAGGAGATATCCTCTCAGGAATCAAGTGTCTTGTCCAGAACAGAGTCTTCGAAGGTGGCAGAAAGTACATCTTCGATCTCTCAAACCGGGACAGCAAGCCGGCAAGATTTATCAGAGAAAGATTTAAAATCAAGAGACCTTGACACAAATCTGAAACCACTTGTAGAAGCTCAGAGACCGGTACTATCAGGAATACCTAGTCTCGGCATGAGAGGTGACATAGTCTACGGTGAATTGAAGAAGACCTCTTCTCAGCAGAAAAGTGAATCTCTGAATGATGTATCCtcgaaggaagaaaaaattgaatcttcGAACGTTAAAAGTGTCTCCACAAATACCGAAAACCTAACAAACGATAGGTCAAACCTGGAACTTAAGGGCGGAACTATCATAAAGCAATCTGATACAAAAACGGTTAGCAAAACTAAGTTGAACTCGAAATCAGAAAGTTCCTCTTCGATGGaacgtgaaaattttgcaaaaaaatcatCGGACACGTCGACAACTTCAACCGAGTCAAACCTAATAAATGTAATCACTGGGAAACCAGTGATAATGATTACTGATAATCCCATCAGCTGGGAAACCGCGGGTCAAGCCTACTACCCCGTCCTGATCAACGCCGGTTTCCTTAAAGACCGCCCAGTATCAACTGGACTGGTGGGTCTAGACCCTCTGTCCGGCGTCACTCACAGTGACTTACGTGATTCAGAGGTGGCTGCGGAATTGCTACCCTTGAGTTGCGGAAACGTGATATTCGGTGAGCGGAACACGGGCGGAAAGATGCTTTTGTGCGACCTTCCCCGTCCGGGTGACAAACCCTATCAATTTTTGAGGGGTGACACGAGCACTATCAgttctgaaaaattaaacgGCCCAGATTTACCCGGGGTGATTTTACCCGGAACAGGTTTGAACGCGAAGGACGATGAAATACCATATAATCCCATGTTTCTAGACGCGGAAAAAAGTATCAACCAAAAACCTGCTAGAAGAAGGATTATCCTCAAACGACCGAATGCGGCACACAGAGAGTTTAACGTGAATGAAGACATACGCGAGGTTGGATCCAAACAAGCCGCTATGGAGTCGGTGTCGACGTCGTCATCCACCGTGAAAAAGGCTTCGTCGCTAGAGGAGTCCACATTCTCCCCAAGCTTTGGGAAAGAAATAACTAAATCGAAGTTCGACGTGTCCTCAGCCGAAGATTTTAACGCCGAAGGAGCAAAGGGTGCTCTGAACTCCAAGTTCTACTCGTTGTCTCAGGAGTCGATCCGCCCTCATCCAGTGACCCGTGATTCATCAACAGCCGGGGAAAAAGAGCCAACAGCTATCGTCGAAGTTGTCGATTCAGCGCCGTCAACGGAGACCAAAATCAACTTGAAAAGACTGAGAGTCTCATCGTCGGACGACAAACTGCCTCGCAACGACCTCGAGGTCCTGAATATAAAGACTTCTGAAGACAACGCAGCTAACGTGGAAGAGGAGCGGTTCGTACGACCTGCAGAAACTACCAGACGCCGGAGGCTCAAGTTCAATAGGCTTCCCGGACGCGTTCAGAGGGCAGTGATATCTCCCGACGACATTTCGATGTCCGGTAGAATCAACGTAGTCGGCCCAATCCCCGCGGGGTATATAGATCCCGCTTTGATCCGTGAAGACGAAATCGGTATCGAGCTCCCGAGACAACACGTTACCAGTTCCTTTCAGCTTCTGAACATTGAACGCCAACAGGAGGCCAGAGATCGTGGATGTACCGCCTTCAAACCATCGCCAGTCGATCCCATAAATTGGCCCAAGTAA
- the LOC107221199 gene encoding syntaxin-1A-like codes for MTRDRLPDLCAARKHSASFGTGFLQDVHIQISQNKKLNKVLEEVEETRMLIQLIADNSNVIKELHNDVLSYNNREIQVELDTRTQVISETATRVQKKLKDMEKEITLVEDLSVETAKEGPIHMRIKILQYSTMSRLFGEVMREYNESLLRYQEKYTSLLYQQKLLTQKQCTNEEFQEMLDSKETDLFVDNILQDTSAVRQQLSDLQTRHEEFLKIEKSIVEVRDMFVEMAFLVEKQSERLNCVEYFAGIATDNVDNGRFDLSKAEKKGHKYKKRKIKILIVISLIVLVLILIAIFF; via the exons ATGACTCGGGATCGATTGCCTGACTTGTGTGCA GCACGTAAACACAGCGCTTCATTTGGAACCGGATTTCTCCAAGATGTGCACATACAAATATCTCAAAATAAAAAGCTAAACAAAGTTTTGGAGGAA GTAGAGGAAACCCGTATGTTGATCCAACTAATTGCAGACAATTCAAATGTTATCAAGGAATTGCATAATGACGTTCTTTCCTATAATAATCGAG AAATTCAGGTTGAACTGGATACTCGGACGCAAGTCATCTCGGAGACGGCAACTCGCGTTCAGAAGAAACTGAAAG ACATGGAAAAGGAAATTACGCTGGTGGAAGATTTGTCGGTTGAAACGGCGAAGGAAGGACCGATACacatgagaataaaaatattacagtaCTCGACGATGTCGCGATTATTTGGGGAAGTTATGAGGGAATACAACGAATCTTTGCTAAGATATCAGGAGAAATATACATCACTACTGTATCAACAGAAATTGCTGA CGCAGAAGCAGTGTACCAACGAAGAATTTCAGGAGATGCTCGACAGTAAGGAAACTGATTTATTTGTGGACAAT ATTTTACAGGACACAAGTGCCGTGCGGCAGCAGTTGTCGGATCTACAGACGAGGCACGAAGAGTTtcttaaaattgaaaaatcgattgttGAAGTTCGGGATATGTTCGTAGAGATGGCATTTCTAGTCGAAAAACAA AGCGAAAGATTAAACTGTGTTGAATACTTCGCCGGAATAGCGACAGACAACGTTGATAATGGCCGTTTTGATCTGAGCAAGGCGGAAAAAAAAGGTCACAAGTACAAAAAG AGGAAAATCAAGATCCTAATAGTTATAAGTCTTATTGTACTCGTACTGATACTTATAGCCATTTTCTTTTAA